The window GTTTTCATACTGCAGCACAGAATATATTGCATAATTTTCACACTTTTCACATTTGTCAAAAGTTAGTCTGACAAATTTGGTTTCTCTGGAATGGATTTGAATAGAGTTCTGTGGGTTTGAACAAAAATGTGGCTGCACAGACTGAGTTTATACCAATTATCCTGCCAGTGGGAGTGAAGAGGCTTATGTAGTAGAGATCAAAATTATGCCTGAGAAAGTAAAGTCAGTAAAGTTCTTTAGGAAATCATATATTTTGTTCAGTTTCTCACTCTCTGGCACTGATTTGGGGTCTAAATGGTGTCACATCATTGAAATCTAAAATATGCCAAGCTCTAGCATCAAAtttcaaaacaacagtttgcaatTATTTTGCCAATGTGagacattattttaaacatatgcTTAAAATGTATGAGGAATGTTTCAAGATCTATGATAAACCTTTTTGACCCTGTATAGAGGTAAAAAAGTATAGTGTATAtagtcacacaaaaaaacaacctggaCAGATGCACGTAACAGGTAGGTAACCTTAAAAACAAGAAGCAATAACGAAgcatcaaaataataaaagctatGTACTTTCTGacatacataaaaataattggCATTTTTGTGCAGTAATCTGCCCCTTATGTCAGGCCTAGTAATACTCCTCATGCACTTGTTTTTATGCCAACTATTCAGTGGACTTTTATTCTAAAAAAGTTCAGGCGTTTcctttatatcattttatgtatttatttaatagttttattttggaaatcaGGCCTGTAAGGCGGAAGTGACGATTCAGCACCAGCCTCGACAAGTTAGCTGGCGTTAGACGTTATCATACCGGAAGTTGTGtttatcaattaaaaaatgtgaggGTTTTGTTATTGTCTaagggtgaaaaaaaatgacaaactgtatcttatttgttattaaatatataatttggtAAAATTGACTTGCTGGGTgtaattcaaataaacattaGTTAAAATAAACGAactaatgcttttattttctaaacCAACCGGATGAGCATATTTCGCGCTAACTAGCCTGAGCTTGACGGCCCCGAATGACTCTGACAGCGCGCACTACAGTCGCAGTTGCAGTAAACTCACCTGGCGCTGCTTTCTGCACCGTCAAACCACCTCACGGTTGCCAACACTGAGAGAAAATGCTGTCCTACATCATTGGTGTAAGTACACCTTCATGACAAGTTGCCAGGTTCATTTTGTGTCAGCTAATCCCATTGCGTTAGCTCAGGCTAATGATAGCTAACGGTGATAGCTGAGTTACTTTTCATAACCAAGTTGCTGGGGCCCTGCCCACAGCTATGTCTATGACTCATTTCTCCTGTTATGGATTAAAGGTCTCGGATGAGACAACGCCCCACAGAGGTCTCAGACATGTgttggctaatgttagctggTTGTCTGAGTCACTCTCTGTTTATTTGACCTTTTCTCCCAGTTGATCCGAGGCGGATTTGACAGCATCGTCAACCTGATCTTCAGACTCCTCTTCAGGCAGAAGAGAGCAGCCCTCACCCTAGAGGACCCCAACATCAAGTACGCACTGCGGCTGCTGGACAAACAGGTAACCAGGGTTGATATCCCTCTTATTAAACCtggaatatttatatttgcaaaacaaCAGAACAGTTTTGGAGTGAATCAAGTCAGTGGCAGCTGACTTAAACTGTGGGAGAAAGTCCAAAAAGTGCAACTGCAGAGCCCCTCTATATTTAAACCAACATCTGCTAAATCATTTTGCAAAAGCAGAAGTTTCTTTTCtgataaattgattttttttgtgtgtgcagattgTCAGCCATGATACAAGGAAGTTCCGCTTCGCTCTACCTTCCCCTGAACACATCCTTGGTCTCCCTGTCGGTTAGTATGTGCaatcatcatccatccatccatcttccgtaacctgcttatccagttaagggtcgcgggggtgctcgagccgatcccagctgtcaatgggcgaaggcagggtacaccctggacaggtcgccagtctgtcgcagggctgacatatagagacagacaaccattcacactcacacctacggacaatttagagtcatcaatgaaccttagctgcatgtctttggactgtgggaggaagccggagaacccggagagaacccacgctgacaacatgcaaactcctcacagaaggttgtctggcccgggaattgaaccccggcccctcttgctgtgaggcgacagtgctaaccactacaccaccgtgcagccacaATCAATCGATGTCAGTAATTAACATATAGAAACAAGCAGTAATCACAGTTATGAGtgattgctgtttgttttctaaatgaAGCTTTGTTGAAAACTGTAGTCAGAAACCTCAAAATCAAGAAGcatgtacagtagcagtcaaaagtttggacacaccttctcattcaatgttttttcgttatttttatttgtttctacattgtagattaatattgaagacatccaaactatgaaggaacacatatggaattatgtggtaaacaaacaaatgctcaacaaaccagaatatgttttatattttagattcttcaaagtagttgaatgagaaggtgtgtccaaacttttgactggtactgtacatgctTCTTGATTGAGagcacacagacaaaacatAGTACCAAGGAGTTAAGTACACTCATTTGTGTGATGATATTACTTAATGTAGTGTGATGATACCGAGAGAAGttgaaatatattaatatctaaaaaaatgtactgttatttttttatcaaaacatttggtGCGTAGCATTATgaaagttgtgttttctctttgtgcaTTTCATTTGTCGAAAATTGTAAACAGCTGAACTAAGAAGGTCATATCAGGGCTGAAAccatcaattattttattatttagcaATAAGCGGTTTGTTTTctcaatttattattatcacattttctcAGAGCCCAATGTGATGTctccaaattacttttttaaacattgtattctttttaaaataaccaTATAGGGTGCTGTTGGTAGTAATCAAACATCTGATAAAAAGCTGCTGACATCAAAAGTAAACTGAAGCCACATATCTTGgttctgtgttttcctctccagGGCAGCATATCTATTTGTCTGCGAGAATAGACGGGAATCTGGTCGTGCGTCCGTATACACCAACGTCCAGTGATGATGACAAAGGCTATGTGGACTTAGTGGTGAAGGTACAGCCAGATGAAAAGTTGTTTCTATTATGTGTaggtgttgttttatttttcctaaaCCACTTTCTTGTGTTGTCCCTTGTCAACAGATTTACTTTAAAGATGTAAATCCTAAATTCCCAGCGGGTGGGAAGATGAGTCAGTACCTGGAGAGCCTCAGGATCAATGACACTATTGATTTCAGAGGACCCAGTGGACTTCTCGTGTACAAAGGCAAAGGTGAGCACCATAATCTCCTGTCCTAATATAGTTGGTAAAAAGATGCAAGGTTTGTAATTAAGTTTTAGCTGTCAGATCTGATGTTGTAACTTTTTCTCCGCAGGTGTTTTTGACATTCAACCAGATAAAAAGTCCCCAGCTGACACCAAGACAGCTAAACATGTTGGCATGATCGCTGGAGGGACAGGTAAGGGAAACTTATAGACTCATCTATAAAAGTCTCATGATCAATTTAGTTATTAGATGATGGCCTTTAACCGCAGTTTGTCTTCACCTTAATATCCCTTGTTTCAACTCCGTTACTACCTGTCCAACCTGAAGGCTTGAAGTTTCAGCTTGAATCCCAATCTTTTCTCTGTCGAACCATTCTTTTTGTCTCGAATTCCATGTTAGGCGTTTAATTCTCTCGATCCAGTTCTCAGCATATTTGACacttcaaattattttgttgcCATGACCTTAGTAGCCTCCTGCGCTGTATTATAGATGCATATTTTTCCTTAGTAGAACCAGAAGTCTCGCTGGAAATGGTGTCTGTAAaagatttttgttcttttcagtACTTTTTTAACCTCTGTGTATTCCTTAAACTGACGATCATTTTCCATTATCTATTAAAAATTAACCCAGACACCCACTTTCTGCAGTCCAATGaccctgcatttttttttaaatgtatatacagtggatataaaacgtctacacacccctgttaaaatgccaggttttttgtgatgtaaaaaaacgagacaaagttaaatcatgtcagaactttttccaccattaatgtgacctataacgtgaacaattcaattgaaaaacaaactgaaatcttttagggggaaaaataaaaaatgaaaaagtaaaataatgtggttgcataagtgtgcacaccctcttataactggggatgtggatgtgttcagaattaaccaatcacattcaaactcatgttaaatagtagtcagtacacacctgccataatttaaagtgactctgattaatcccaaataaagttcagctgttctagTAGGATTTTCAGTTCAGTGAAAAGGTAGTTCTCTATAACACATATTTGTTgcttaaataagcaacaatgaAAGTTGAAATACGTATACGTTCAGTCTGCTTCATAAGTGGCTGTGTGGGTTTTGTTTGATCAGATATGACTGAGCAAACAACCTAGCTTAACCACTATCACTTCAAAACCAGTAAAAATAAGATAAGCATATATATCATCATTTTCCATTATCTATTAAAAATCAACCCAGCCACCCACTTTCTGCAGTCCAATGaccctgcattttttttttaaatgtatatacagtggatataaaaagtctacacacccctgttaaaatgccaggtttttgtgatgtaaataaatgagaccaagttaaatcatgtccgaactttttccacctttaatgtgacctataacgtgaacaattcaattgaaaaacaaactgaaatcttttagagggaaaaataaaaaataaaaaaaacttacaataacctggttgcataaatatgaacacctttcaactaatactttgttgaagacaccttttgattttattacagcactCAGTCTTTTTGGGCAGGAGTCTATTAGCATGGCACATCTTGACTTGGCAATATTTGcccactcttctttgcaaaagagctccaaatctgtcagattgcgaGGGCATCTCCTGTTCACAGCCCTCTGCAGATCACCTCTGCAGATCACCCCACAGATGTGCAGTTGGATTCAGgtctgggctctggctgggccattccaaaactttaatcttcttctggtgaagccatgcttttgttgatttggatggatgctttgggtcgttgtcgtgctgaaaggtgaaattcctcttcatcttcagctttctaacggaagcctgaaggttttgtgccaaaattgaCTGGTATTTGGAACTGTTCATAATTCCCTCCACCCTGACTAAGGCCCCGGttccagctgaagaaaagcagccccgaagcatgatgctgccaccaccatgcttcactgtgggtatggtgttctttgggtgatgtgcagtgttgtttttgcaccaaacataccttttggaattatgggcaaaaagttcaaccttggtttcatcagaccatagcacattttcccacatgcttttgggagacttcatgtaagttttggcaaaatttagccgggcttggatgtttttcttggtaAGAAAAGGCTTCCGTCTTGCCACCCTACATATGAAGAATACGGGagattgttgtcacatgtagtacacagccagtacttgccagaaattcctgcagctcctttaatgttgctgtaggcctcttggaagcctccctgaccagttttcttctcgtcttttcatcaattttggagggacgtccagttcttggtaatgtcactgttgtgccatattttctccacttgatgatgactgtcttcactgtgttccatgGTATATCTAATGccttggaaattattttgtacccttctcctgactgatacctttcaacaatgaggtacctctgatgctttggaagctctctgcggaccatggcttttgctgtaagatgcaactaagaaaatgtcaggaaaatcctactagaacagctgaactttatttgggattaatcagtcactttaaattatggcaggtgtgtactgactactatttaacatgagtttgaatgtgattggttaattctgaacacatccacatccccagttataagagggtgtgcacacttatgcaaccacattattttactttttcattttttatttttccccctaaaagatttcagtttgtttttgaattgaattgttcacgttataggtcacattaatggtggaaaaagttctgacatgatttaacttggtctcatttatttacatcacagaaacatggcattttaacaggggtgtgtagactttttatatccactgtacatacatatatatatatatatgcttatCTTATTTTTACTGGTTTTGAAGTGATAGTGGTTAAGCTAGGTTGTTTGCTCAGTCATATCTGATCAAACAAAACCCACACAGCCACTTATGAAGCAGACTGAACGTATACGTATTTCAACTTtcattgttgcttatttaagcAACAAATATGTGTTATAGAGAACTACTTTTTCACTGTAACACAATTTGTCTTTGTTAGAACCAAGGAACACACAGATGGCCACGTACTTTTTGCCACatattgtttgtgtatttaagtTAAGTCAATGTCTTAagcctcttttctgttttctttcagggATCACTCCCATGTTGCAGCTCATCACAGCTGTGATGAAGGATCCACAGGACCAGACAGTGTGTTACCTGCTGTTTGCCAACCAGGTCAGTTTCATCAGCCAGGATCACATGATGAAGTATTGTggaaaaagttatttgtttttctgtgtaatttgGAAGGCGTGGTTCATAGTAAAAACAGAGGTGGAACATAGAGTGCTGAAACTTGGTTCTTCCTGTCCTGTCACAGACTGAGAAAGACATCTTGTTGCGACCGGAGTTGGAAGAGATCCAGGTCAACAACCCGGACAGGTTCAAGCTgtggttcaccctggacagagCACCTGAAGGCAAGTTACTTTTCattaaaactgagaaaaaattTGTTACACTTCTGACATTTCATCTATTCAAACAATATCATGCAGAGcaggttttttgtttatgtaacTTCATCTagcagtatttcattttttttttgtgatacttAAACTTGTGCCTATTAAAGTCACGGAGAATTGAGAAATACTAAAAACCttttagaaacatttgtttatttaagctTTAGCATTAATAAATGTTACCTTTTGACTTTGTGCTtttacagtatgtcgaaaaataagtcatattatagtatgtcgggaaaagttgaaaaaaagtcatagtattgtatgtcaaaaaaaaggcatactatagtttgtcgaaaaagttaaaaataagtcatagtattgtatgtcggaaaaagtaaaaataagtcatactatagtatgttgggaaaagttggaaaaaagtcatagtattgtatgtcaaaaaaaaggcatattatagcatgtcaaataaaaggcatactatagtttgtcgaaaaagtttaaaataagtcatagaatagtatgtcgaaaaaaaggcaatttatagcatgtcggaaaaaaaaaaggcataagtcatactatagcatgtagtatgtcgtaaaaaaaaaaaaaaaaaaaaaagttaaaaagttaagtcatagtattatatgtaaaaaaaaaaaaataagtcatactatagtttaaaaaaaaaggcaattataAGTCGGAAATATAGTATgtcggtaaaaaaaaaaaaagcatcatagtatgtcgaaaaagttaaaaataagtcatagtattatatgtaaaaaaaaaaaaaaaggcatactatagtttgtcgaaaaagttaaaaataagtcatagtattgtatgtcggaaaaagtaaaaaaaaaagtcatactatagcatgtcgaaaaaaaaaaagtcatactatagtttgtctgaaaagtttaaaataagtcatagaatagtatgtcgaaaaaaaggcaatttatagcatgtcgaaaaaaagtcatactatagtatgtcgaaaaagttaaaaataagtcatagtattgtatgaaaaaaaaaaaggcataaaatgtcgaaaaagttaaaaaaaatagtattgtagtcatagtattgtatgtaaaaaaaaaaaaggcatattatagcatgtcaaataaaagtcatactatagtttgtcgaaaaagtttaaaataagtcatagaattgtatgtcggaaaaagtaaaaaaaaaagtcatactatagcatgtcgaaaaataagtcatactatatgtatgtaaaaaaaaagttaaaaataagtcatagtattgtatgtcggaaaaagtaaaaaaaagtcatactatagcatgtcgaaaaaagtcatagtattgtatgtcggaaaaagtaaaaaaaatagtcattgtatgtcggaaaaagttgaaaaaaagtcataagtcatattatatgtcaaaaaaaaagtcatctaTAGTTtggaaaaagtttaaaataagtcatagtattgtatgtcggaaaaaaaaaaaaggcatattatagcatgtcaaaaaaaagtcatactatagtttgtcgaaaaagtttaaaataagtcatagaattgtatgtaaaaaaaaaaaaaggcaatcattatagcatgtcgaaaaaaaggcatactatagtatgtctaaaaagttaaaaataagtcatagtattgtatgtcgaaaaagttaaaaaaaaagtcatagtattgtatgtaaaaaaaaaaaaaaggcatattatagcatgtcaaaaaaagtcatactatagtttgtcgaaaaagtttaaaataagtcatagaatagtatgtcggaaaaaaaaaaggcatatttatagcatgtcgaaaaaaaatcatactatagtatgtcgaaaaagttaaaaataagtcatagtattgtatggaaaaaaaaaaaaaaaaaaaaagtcatactatagtatgtcgaaaaagtaaaaaaaaaaaaataagtcaaaaaataagtcatactatagtatgtcggaaaaagtttaaaaaaaaagtaaaaaaaataagtcatagtcatatagtatgtcgaaaaataagtcatatgtcgggaaaagttgaaaaaaagtatagtatgtcaaaaaaggcatattatagcatgtcaaaaataagtcatactatagtttgtcgaaaaagtttaaaataagtcatagaatagtatgtcggaaaaaagtcatactatagcatgtcgaaaaataagtcatactatagtatgtcgaaaaagttaaaaataagtcatagtattgtatgtccaaaaataagtcatactatagtatgtcgaaaaaaaaaaggcaatttatagcatgtcggaaaaaagtcatagtatgtagtatgtcggaaaaagttaaaaataagtcatagtattataaaaaaaaaaaaggcatactatagtttgtcgaaaaagttaaaaataagtcatagta is drawn from Anoplopoma fimbria isolate UVic2021 breed Golden Eagle Sablefish chromosome 23, Afim_UVic_2022, whole genome shotgun sequence and contains these coding sequences:
- the LOC129112267 gene encoding NADH-cytochrome b5 reductase 3; its protein translation is MLSYIIGLIRGGFDSIVNLIFRLLFRQKRAALTLEDPNIKYALRLLDKQIVSHDTRKFRFALPSPEHILGLPVGQHIYLSARIDGNLVVRPYTPTSSDDDKGYVDLVVKIYFKDVNPKFPAGGKMSQYLESLRINDTIDFRGPSGLLVYKGKGVFDIQPDKKSPADTKTAKHVGMIAGGTGITPMLQLITAVMKDPQDQTVCYLLFANQTEKDILLRPELEEIQVNNPDRFKLWFTLDRAPEDWEYSQGFINEDMVREHLPPPSDDSLILMCGPPPMIQFACNPNLDKVGHSSSRRFTF